The following are from one region of the Mycolicibacterium diernhoferi genome:
- a CDS encoding ABC transporter ATP-binding protein, whose product MSADVRDLVKRFDGRVVLDGIDLTVRRGEIVALVGRSGSGKSTLLRVLAGLSDDHTGEVTVDGTPTVVFQEPRLIPWLTVTRNVELGDPQRRKRSATAGARRVLGEVGLQHRLDAWPLTLSGGEAQRAALARALVAEPTLLLLDEPFGALDALTRLSMHDLLLRLFVEHGFGVLLVTHDVAEAVVLADRVLVLEDGRIAHRVDIDLPRPRGHASPDAAVYTTRLLELLGVTDRQPQP is encoded by the coding sequence ATGAGCGCGGACGTACGCGACCTCGTCAAGCGGTTCGACGGGCGGGTGGTCCTCGACGGCATCGACCTGACCGTGCGGCGCGGTGAGATCGTGGCCCTGGTGGGGCGCAGCGGATCCGGGAAGTCCACGCTGCTGCGGGTACTCGCCGGACTGTCCGACGACCACACCGGCGAGGTGACGGTGGACGGCACACCGACCGTGGTGTTCCAGGAACCGCGGCTGATCCCGTGGCTGACGGTCACCCGCAACGTGGAACTCGGGGATCCGCAGCGCCGGAAACGATCGGCCACCGCCGGCGCCCGCCGGGTGCTCGGCGAGGTGGGCCTTCAGCACCGGCTCGACGCCTGGCCGTTGACCCTGTCCGGCGGCGAGGCCCAGCGCGCCGCACTGGCCCGGGCGCTGGTGGCCGAGCCGACACTGCTGCTGCTGGACGAGCCCTTCGGCGCGCTCGACGCACTGACCCGGCTGTCCATGCACGACCTGTTGTTGCGGCTGTTCGTCGAGCACGGATTCGGTGTCCTGCTGGTCACCCATGACGTCGCCGAGGCGGTCGTCCTCGCCGATCGGGTGCTGGTGCTCGAGGACGGCCGCATCGCGCACCGGGTGGACATCGACCTGCCCCGCCCGCGCGGCCACGCCTCACCGGACGCGGCCGTCTACACCACCCGGCTGCTGGAACTGCTCGGCGTGACCGACCGTCAACCCCAACCATGA
- a CDS encoding ABC transporter permease, whose amino-acid sequence MVTEVSVPLRAAADTAAPAARRSRPWYRRPGFLRSIAPVVLLVGWQLASQTGLLSEKVLPGPTVVFEAGLGVYRSGALADALLVSGQRALIGFAFGAVIGIGFGILAGLSRVGEYTVDPPLQMLRTIPLFGLIPLFIIWFGIGEEPKVYLIALGVVFPLYLNTFAAIRQLDPKLVELGEVLGLSRGERMRHLIIPGALPQILVGMRQSLGIAWLSLIVAEQINANAGLGYIVNNAREFLRTDIVIFGLLVYGLLGLVTDAMVRWLERWALRWRPGPVTR is encoded by the coding sequence GGTCACCGAGGTGAGCGTGCCGCTGCGTGCTGCCGCGGACACTGCCGCTCCGGCCGCCCGTCGGTCGCGGCCGTGGTACCGCCGGCCGGGCTTCCTGCGTTCCATCGCCCCCGTCGTCCTGCTCGTCGGCTGGCAACTGGCCAGCCAGACCGGGCTGCTGTCGGAGAAGGTGCTGCCGGGGCCGACGGTCGTCTTCGAGGCGGGGCTGGGCGTCTACCGGTCCGGGGCGCTCGCCGACGCCCTGCTGGTGTCCGGGCAGCGAGCGCTCATCGGCTTCGCGTTCGGCGCCGTCATCGGGATCGGCTTCGGCATCCTGGCGGGCCTGAGCAGGGTGGGCGAGTACACCGTCGACCCGCCGCTGCAGATGCTGCGCACCATCCCGCTGTTCGGGCTCATCCCGCTGTTCATCATCTGGTTCGGTATCGGCGAGGAGCCGAAGGTCTACCTGATCGCGCTGGGGGTGGTGTTCCCGCTGTATCTGAACACCTTCGCGGCCATCCGCCAGCTGGATCCCAAATTGGTGGAACTCGGTGAGGTGCTCGGGCTCAGCCGTGGTGAGCGGATGCGCCACCTGATCATCCCGGGCGCGCTGCCGCAGATCCTGGTCGGCATGCGGCAGAGCCTGGGCATCGCCTGGCTGTCGCTCATCGTGGCCGAACAGATCAACGCCAATGCCGGCCTGGGCTACATCGTCAACAATGCCCGCGAGTTCCTGCGGACCGACATCGTGATCTTCGGTCTGCTGGTCTACGGACTGCTCGGTCTGGTGACCGACGCGATGGTGCGCTGGCTGGAGCGGTGGGCGCTGCGCTGGCGGCCCGGGCCGGTGACCCGATGA
- a CDS encoding ABC transporter substrate-binding protein, with protein MKMKSRSLALVAVASLVLSACGGGGDAAPEASGPVTLKVGDQRAISIEVLMKASGQLDDAPYKVEFSTFTAGPPLVEAASAGGIHLAQVGNTPAVFGAAAGAHIKVVGALEATGKGDAILVAKDSPVGAVAELRGKKVAVTKGSSANANLLLHLKNAGLGLSDIEPVYVSPGDGYAALTRGEVAAWAVWDPYTAIAEQEVGARIIAAADTAGNGYNFWVASGDGLDDPGITEAIADFLDRYAVATAWSADNLDAWSARYAELTEISPEASRTTWTRSIKHPVPLSADIIASEQEIADAFTEAKEFPGAVDFADFVDDRFQGEGS; from the coding sequence ATGAAGATGAAATCGCGCAGTCTCGCCCTGGTGGCCGTCGCCTCGCTGGTGCTGTCGGCCTGCGGTGGCGGTGGCGACGCCGCGCCGGAGGCGTCCGGGCCGGTGACCCTGAAGGTCGGTGACCAGCGGGCGATCTCCATCGAGGTGCTGATGAAGGCATCGGGCCAGCTCGACGATGCGCCCTACAAGGTGGAGTTCTCCACCTTCACCGCCGGGCCCCCGCTGGTGGAAGCGGCCAGTGCGGGTGGAATCCACCTCGCCCAGGTGGGCAACACCCCGGCCGTGTTCGGGGCCGCGGCCGGCGCCCACATCAAGGTGGTCGGGGCGTTGGAGGCCACCGGTAAGGGCGACGCCATCCTGGTCGCCAAGGACTCCCCGGTGGGTGCCGTGGCGGAGCTGCGGGGCAAGAAGGTCGCGGTGACCAAGGGCAGTTCGGCCAACGCCAACCTGCTGCTGCACCTGAAGAACGCCGGTCTGGGACTGTCGGACATCGAGCCCGTCTACGTGTCGCCGGGGGACGGCTACGCGGCGCTGACCCGCGGCGAGGTCGCCGCCTGGGCGGTGTGGGATCCCTACACCGCGATCGCCGAGCAGGAGGTGGGTGCGCGGATCATCGCCGCCGCCGACACCGCCGGCAACGGCTACAACTTCTGGGTCGCCTCCGGGGATGGGCTCGACGATCCGGGCATCACCGAGGCCATCGCCGATTTCCTGGACCGCTACGCGGTGGCGACCGCGTGGTCGGCGGACAACCTGGATGCCTGGTCGGCCAGGTACGCCGAACTCACCGAGATCAGCCCCGAGGCGTCGCGGACGACGTGGACCCGCTCGATCAAGCACCCGGTCCCGCTGAGCGCCGACATCATCGCCTCCGAGCAGGAGATCGCCGACGCGTTCACCGAGGCCAAGGAGTTCCCCGGTGCAGTGGATTTCGCGGACTTCGTCGACGACCGCTTTCAGGGTGAGGGCAGTTGA